Part of the Sphingopyxis sp. 113P3 genome, TAGGCGGTCAGCTTTTCGTCACCGAAGGGTTGCAGAACGCTGGGATCAAAGGTCAACTGCCCCTGGAACCCGCCCGATTTGAAGCCCCTGCTGACGCTGGCATATATCAGGGTGCGCTCCCCGGCCTTGTAGTTCAGGCCGATTTTGCCGGAGACGTTGGAGGTCGAATATTTGTTGGCAACGGGCGCGAACAGGTCGTTGCAACTACCTGCCGCGCAAAGGAAAGTGGTGGCCTGGTCAAAGGTCTTGCGCTCTTCGGTATAACGCAGGCCGCCGACCAACGTCAGCCTTGGTGCGAGCGTCCATTCAGCGTGCGCGAAAACCGCGTAAGCGTCGGTGCGTTGGCGATAATTGTTTCCGATGGTGTCAAGTCCGGCCAAGCCAAGGAGCGGGAGCAGATCGAGCGCATAAAATTCATCATGCGCCCGCACCTTGTCCCGCGAATAAAAGGCCCCGCCGATCAGCGTGAGGTCGTCGGCGTCATAAGCCAGCCTTATCTCCTGCGAATATTGGTCGATCCGGTTGGCGTAGGTGCCATCGAGGAAAACCAGCGACGTTCCGTCAGTGTCTTCGGCGTGCAGACGGGTGAAATGTTCATAGGCGCTGATCGAGGTGAGCGACAACCGCGGGGCCAGCGTCCAGTTGACCGTCAATGAGGCCCCCGTCGATTCCAGCTCCATTCGGGGATCGGTGCCGGCCCCCGCCACGCGGGGCTGGCCGGCATAGGCATCCTCTTCAGTGGTCAGCACATTATCCGCCTTGTACAAGGCGGTGTCAGACCGATCATAGCCCTTGTGGAGATTGAGGAGCATGGTGATCGCGTCACTCGGCTCCCACTGCAATTGCAGGCGGCCGTTGGTGCGATCGATCCTCCCGATCCGGTTTCCAGTAACATAATTGGTCTGCGGTCCGGACCCCTGCTGGACGGTCTGGAGCGCGAACCGCGCGTTCAGGGTCGGAGTGAGCGCGCCTCCGACCGCGCCGTCGAGGTGCCAGCTTTCGTAGCTGCCGAACCCGCCTTCCAGTCGGACATCGGTGGCCGATGACGGCTTGCGGCTGATGATATTGACTGCGCCGGCGGTCGTGTTGCGACCATATAGATCGCCCTGCGGTCCCTTCAAAATCTCGATGCGATCGACGTCGTAGAGCCCGAACGTCAGCATCGCGGGGGAGACGAGATAGACATTGTCGACATAGATGCCGGCCGCCGGATTATTGTTCACGGCATAGTCGTTGAGGCCGATGCCGCGAATGCTGACATTGGTGATGCTGTTGGCCATGACGTTCTTGATTTGCACATTCGGCGTCACGGCAGCGAGATCAACGATCGATTGGGTTCCGGCAGCTTCAAGATCGTCACCGCTCAGCACGCTGATCGTGACGCCGACATCATCAGCGCGCTGTTCGCGGCGTTGGGCGGTGACGACGATGTCGCCGAGAGCAGTGTCCGGCGCCTTCGCTTCCGGCGCCTCTGGTCCGGCCTGCTGCGCGGAAGCCGCGGTGGCGGCGAGCGAACTGGTGATTGCCAACGCGAGCCACCCGGCTCCGCGAAAATGATCCCTCAACATGAACTGTCTCCCCCCTAGAAGTCGATATTTGGATAGCCTTTGAGTGTCTTGGGCTGCGGCTTGGCATAAGTCCGCTTGCTGTGCCGCAAGCCGGCTCGAACGATCGCCTGCGCTGTGCAGACCGTTGCCGGGATCGGATCGACGACCGGCAGGTCGTGTCCCCTTGCCGTGAGCGCGGAACCGATGGCCTCGGCGCAGCCCAGGAATCCCGTGCAACCCAGCACGATGGCATGAGCGCCGTCGCTTTCGACCGCGGCCAGCGACGCCCGGGCCAGTTCCTCGGTCAACCGCGCCGGGTCCGATTCCAGCTCGAGCACCGGAATATCGATAACCCGGACCGACGCGAGCTTGCCGGCCATGCCGTAAAGCGTCGCGAGGTTTTCGATCATCGGCACCACCGAATCGAGGACGGTGACAATGCTGAAGCGATGGCCCAGCATGGCCGCGAGGTGCATGGCGGTTTCCGAAGGACCAAGGACCGGGATCGACACGACTTCGCGCACGGCCTTGAGCCCGGGGTCACCCATGCAATCGATGATGACGGCGTCGGCGCCCGACCGCTCCGCGGCGATCGCTTCGGCGACGATCCCTGGCACCGCCATCGCCTCGTCGAATTCGCACTCGATCGAAGCCGGACCCGCCGAGATCAGGGACTGGGTGATGGAAAGGCCGTTTCCGTTCAGATCGGCAACGTCGTCGAGCGTGCGAATTCCTTCGGTGACGATCGGCGTGACGAGATGGATACGCATCAGATCATGTCCTTGCTAAGGCTGGCGATGGGGCGATAGGATTCGGTGAGACCGAAACAGGCCGGCCCAACCACCTCGAGCGCACGCGGCGTAGTGAGGAGCGGCGGCGCGCTGCAGCCGACGACCGCAACGCGCTGCCCATAGGCGAGCCGTTCGGTGGGAATGGCATGGGCCGTTTCGGCATCGACGATCGTCACCAGGTCCGGCACGATGCAGCGTAACCGGCCATCGACCGTGACAATCAGATTTTCGTTCTGGAACTTCAGCTCCGCTTGTTCCGCGCCGGTCATGGCCGAAACCGTGCAACTTCCGAAAACCCAACCCTTGGAGGTATCGCGTTCAAGCGCGGTAATCTTCCCTCGAAAGATCACCTCGGCATCCTTGTAATAGTCATGGCTGCGCAGGGCCGCGACCAGACGATCGATCGGCGAGCGAGCATCGTCGCTGCGCGAGACCGCCTCGCCGATCCCGATCGCACCCGACAGCGTCTTGGGAATGGCAGCGCGGCGCGCCTCCGCCCCGGTCATCGGATAGCAGGACATGCAGACGCTGGCGCCCATCGCGGCCGCAACCGGACGGGCCAGTTCCTCCGCCTTCAGGCCCGTCGTCGTCTGATAGAGGACGCTGTTGCCATGTTCGTCGGCGACCGTCAGCGGCGCGCAGGCGACACCCTCGATATTGAAACTCGTCATCTGCAAGGCCGGGAAAGCCCGCCCCATGCCGTCGCCGTCGACGATGGGCAGCCCGCGCATCGCGGCATAGGCCACCGGCATCATCGAATTGCACCCGCCGATTTCCGCCGAAATGATCGCGGTCGCCTGGCGACCAAGAAATCGTTCGAGCGTTTCAACGGCGCGATGCTGATCCTCGATCGAAAAGAGCTTCTCGATCATCACCGTCGGCGCGCCCATGGCAGCGGCGATGAAGACATTGGCGTCGTCGGACAGTTCATCGAGGGATATCACCCGAACCGGGCCGAATTTGGCGATCGCCTCGCGGCAAAGCAGCGAACCGAGATAAGGGTCGCCGCCGCCGCCGGTACCGAGGAACGAAGAGCCGATGGCGAGATGTTCGATATTCTCGAGCGTGATTTCGGTCGCCATCATCGTCACTCCGCCAAAGCCAGGTCACCGATGGCGCGGCAGACAATGCGCGTCGCTCCTCCGGGTAGATATTGCAGGGGAACCGCCTCGACATTGACGATTCTGATACTGTCGGGCGCGGCACCGGCGCTGATCGCCTGTGCGCGGGCCTGCGCCTCTGCATCGGCAATCGCGGCGGAGCGCGCCTCGCCGTCGGGGATGTTATAAATCCGGTCGACTTCGCCGCTGACCTGGCCAATGGCGGCACCGATGGCGTTGGCAACCCCCGCATGATCGGGTCGCAGCATTTCGGACACGCCGCGGGGCGTATCGGATACGAGGACGGCGCCGCCGCCGACCAGGATCATCGGAATGTCCCGCGGCGAGGTTTTCATGCGGTCGATGGCGTCGTCGACCAGCGCGGCGATCGCGCGCGCTGCCCCGGCGACTACATCTTCCGGCATGCCCGTCACGAGCGCGGGATCGCCGAATGCGGCCTGTCCTCGGGCGACTGCGATGTCACTGGCCGTCAGCGTGCCCCCGCCAAAGATCAAACCTTCGCTGTGCAGACGAAAGCCGACCGAAT contains:
- a CDS encoding TonB-dependent receptor, with amino-acid sequence MLRDHFRGAGWLALAITSSLAATAASAQQAGPEAPEAKAPDTALGDIVVTAQRREQRADDVGVTISVLSGDDLEAAGTQSIVDLAAVTPNVQIKNVMANSITNVSIRGIGLNDYAVNNNPAAGIYVDNVYLVSPAMLTFGLYDVDRIEILKGPQGDLYGRNTTAGAVNIISRKPSSATDVRLEGGFGSYESWHLDGAVGGALTPTLNARFALQTVQQGSGPQTNYVTGNRIGRIDRTNGRLQLQWEPSDAITMLLNLHKGYDRSDTALYKADNVLTTEEDAYAGQPRVAGAGTDPRMELESTGASLTVNWTLAPRLSLTSISAYEHFTRLHAEDTDGTSLVFLDGTYANRIDQYSQEIRLAYDADDLTLIGGAFYSRDKVRAHDEFYALDLLPLLGLAGLDTIGNNYRQRTDAYAVFAHAEWTLAPRLTLVGGLRYTEERKTFDQATTFLCAAGSCNDLFAPVANKYSTSNVSGKIGLNYKAGERTLIYASVSRGFKSGGFQGQLTFDPSVLQPFGDEKLTAYEVGIKTRVAPNLQVNAAVFDYEYRDAQIYGPLFDSPIGVLFGIANVGDARVKGAEADAWWRPADGLDIRAGVGFIDTEVTKSVVAGVAKGSVLPNSPRLTLNGLAKYEWAVSDRVDADIILSGKYQSRVRFDIVRSPLEAVEGGYFVGNAEVGVSVNDHWRVSLWCKNIFDRLYRTQALNTSVGWTRQYGHPRTVGVNISYRY
- a CDS encoding aspartate/glutamate racemase family protein codes for the protein MRIHLVTPIVTEGIRTLDDVADLNGNGLSITQSLISAGPASIECEFDEAMAVPGIVAEAIAAERSGADAVIIDCMGDPGLKAVREVVSIPVLGPSETAMHLAAMLGHRFSIVTVLDSVVPMIENLATLYGMAGKLASVRVIDIPVLELESDPARLTEELARASLAAVESDGAHAIVLGCTGFLGCAEAIGSALTARGHDLPVVDPIPATVCTAQAIVRAGLRHSKRTYAKPQPKTLKGYPNIDF
- a CDS encoding DUF917 domain-containing protein, which produces MATEITLENIEHLAIGSSFLGTGGGGDPYLGSLLCREAIAKFGPVRVISLDELSDDANVFIAAAMGAPTVMIEKLFSIEDQHRAVETLERFLGRQATAIISAEIGGCNSMMPVAYAAMRGLPIVDGDGMGRAFPALQMTSFNIEGVACAPLTVADEHGNSVLYQTTTGLKAEELARPVAAAMGASVCMSCYPMTGAEARRAAIPKTLSGAIGIGEAVSRSDDARSPIDRLVAALRSHDYYKDAEVIFRGKITALERDTSKGWVFGSCTVSAMTGAEQAELKFQNENLIVTVDGRLRCIVPDLVTIVDAETAHAIPTERLAYGQRVAVVGCSAPPLLTTPRALEVVGPACFGLTESYRPIASLSKDMI